The Fulvia fulva chromosome 6, complete sequence genome includes a window with the following:
- a CDS encoding Splicing factor: MSERKVLTKYYPPDFDPSKLERRRGPKQTGPKQQTVRLMAPFSMRCTSCGEYIYKGRKFNSRKETTEEKYYAITIFRFYIRCTRCSAEITFKTDPKNMDYTCERGAKRNFEPWRESKLAEETEEERLDRIQKEEDEKDAMKDLEKKTIDAKTEMAIADALDDVRHRNAARARAEMGGAAVVEAPDKVDEEAERIERELEEQARMAFQSSTGERVRRLGDDGLEDETEREAADRIAMPPPAVPSFERQVKKKKEPVSLLGIKKPQVIEKPAVPAVATGPVSAAPAAAPAAGLGLGAYDSDDDD; the protein is encoded by the coding sequence ATGTCCGAACGAAAAGTGCTCACCAAGTACTACCCACCGGACTTCGACCCCTCCAAGCTCGAGCGGCGACGAGGTCCCAAGCAGACAGGACCCAAGCAGCAGACAGTCCGTCTGATGGCGCCCTTCAGCATGCGATGTACGTCCTGCGGCGAATACATCTACAAAGGTCGAAAGTTCAACTCGCGGAAGGAGACCACTGAGGAGAAATACTACGCCATCACCATATTCCGCTTCTACATCCGATGTACACGATGTTCTGCAGAGATCACTTTCAAGACGGACCCGAAGAACATGGACTACACATGCGAGCGAGGAGCCAAGCGGAACTTTGAGCCGTGGAGAGAGTCGAAGTTAGCCGAGGAGACGGAGGAGGAGAGGCTGGATCGCATACAGAAGGAGGAAGATGAGAAGGATGCGATGAAAGATTTGGAAAAGAAGACAATTGATGCGAAGACGGAGATGGCTATTGCAGATGCGCTGGACGATGTGAGACATCGGAACGCTGCGAGAGCAAGGGCGGAGATGGGAGGTGCAGCAGTGGTAGAGGCACCGGACAAAGTGGACGAGGAAGCAGAGAGAATCGAAAGAGAGCTGGAGGAACAGGCTAGGATGGCATTTCAGAGCTCGACAGGAGAACGAGTGAGGCGATTGGGAGACGATGGTCTCGAAGACGAGACAGAGAGGGAAGCTGCAGACAGAATCGCTATGCCTCCGCCTGCTGTACCGTCATTTGAGCGGCaggtcaagaagaagaaggagcCTGTCTCGTTACTGGGCATCAAGAAGCCGCAGGTGATTGAGAAGCCAGCGGTGCCAGCTGTGGCTACAGGACCTGTATCTGCTGCACCTGCTGCTGCGCCCGCGGCTGGTCTAGGACTAGGCGCCTATGATTCGGACGACGATGATTGA
- a CDS encoding 54S ribosomal protein L2, mitochondrial: MLSPIMPSLIRPAPSMAALSALESALASFRISTPTIGKRHASHQAQGRANGAKDGPGKRLGAKKTAGQYVVPGNIIFKQRGTSWFPGDNCFMGRDHTVHAGAPGYVKYYQDPARHPNRKFIGIVFERHQTLPQAANAVRRRKLGMLAYRMPQSSVEVESDLTHPPTSENDAAIPATQPRQRSNDARSVTLMRGKKGDQHEVTLRLKPGGFYRQANWEIGRAAEKSKAAMMVQPFKPNDRFAAWRKSNKRKAKNIERRAMGRGGKKKAKK; this comes from the exons ATGTTATCACCCATCATGCCTTCACTCATACGACCTGCGCCATCGATGGCAGCTCTTTCAGCATTAGAGTCCGCCCTCGCCTCATTCAGGATATCCACACCCACGATCGGCAAGCGACACGCATCACATCAAGCACAAGGACGAGCCAATGGCGCAAAAGACGGACCAGGAAAGCGTTTAGGAGCGAAGAAGACGGCAGGACAATATGTCGTGCCTGGCAACATTATATTCAAGCAACGAGGAACATCGTGGTTCCCAGGCGACAACTGTTTCATG GGCCGCGACCACACAGTACACGCCGGCGCCCCAGGCTACGTGAAATACTACCAAGATCCAGCCCGCCACCCCAACCGCAAATTCATCGGCATAGTCTTCGAACGACACCAGACCCTCCCACAAGCCGCAAACGCAGTCCGGCGACGAAAGTTAGGAATGCTCGCATACCGAATGCCCCAATCATCCGTCGAGGTCGAATCAGATTTGACCCACCCTCCCACATCAGAGAATGACGCAGCCATTCCTGCAACGCAGCCACGACAAAGATCAAACGATGCGAGAAGTGTGACATTGATGCGAGGAAAGAAGGGCGATCAGCATGAGGTGACGCTGCGTTTAAAACCAGGAGGTTTCTACAGACAGGCGAATTGGGAAATTGGACGGGCGGCGGAGAAGAGTAAGGCGGCGATGATGGTGCAGCCTTTTAAGCCGAATGATCGGTTCGCGGCGTGGAGGAAGAGTAATAAGAGGAAGGCGAAGAATATCGAGAGGAGAGCAATGGGCAGAGGTGGGAAGAAGAAGGCGAAGAAATGA
- a CDS encoding Anaphase-promoting complex subunit cut9, whose amino-acid sequence MNMEGMHNFLRSWRQDALDRQQYDTAIFVGDKLLALTKSDDDTLALAHTHFAAGNYTRALAYASRSDLIQRKASARYLAGHCYVKQNRHDDALALLGDKNPVHLITTADGARRKLQHISNGLSSKQHGKSRMPNRTDRVDRSEERDREDASNLKYEAGMCYLRGLCFAKQNAFDRAKECYKDAVRIDVQCFEAFSQLVRNALMTPEEEWQFLDSLNFESIPPPAGETAAVPEAADFTKSLYTMRLNKYTRREEFDAAIETLENYKLDDNPDILLAKAEKLFNASRLRSAVELTNEILGADPYNFACIPLHLSLLHKLNEVNALFALSHDLADTHPHEPCTWLAVGTYYLASNRIPEARSFFSKASMMDPHFGPAWIGFAHTFAEEGESDQAIAAYSTAARLFQGSHLPQLFLGMQEIALGNLSIAREYLTAAYNLCKTDPLLINELGLVSYMDDDLEPAIRQFTLALSIVDENEAPASQYTVIRLNLAHAYRRSGQYAEALEEFDEVIRLGMQDAGVFTSKGLTLLDLEQPFDATVALHSALAISPQDPIATELLNKALEQLEKVSVLAGADEDELDARLRNNLVNIHQTRSTGRRQGRRVQQSDGMDLDGAGDDDSP is encoded by the exons ATGAACATGGAGGGAATGCATAACTTCTTGCGGAGCTGGCGACAGGATGCGCTGGACAGACAACAGTATGACACGGCCATATTCGTTGGCGACAAACTGCTCGCTTTGACAA AATCCGACGACGACACGCTCGCTCTCGCGCATACCCATTTCGCAGCTGGTAACTACACGCGAGCATTAGCATACGCTTCGAGATCGGACCTCATACAACGAAAGGCCTCCGCACGATATCTGGCGGGACATTGCTACGTCAAGCAGAACCGACACGACGATGCACTCGCTCTGCTGGGCGACAAGAACCCGGTGCACTTGATCACGACGGCAGACGGCGCACGGCGGAAGCTGCAGCACATTAGCAATGGACTGTCGAGCAAGCAACATGGAAAGTCGCGCATGCCGAACCGAACAGACAGGGTCGATCGAAGTGAGGAACGAGATCGAGAAGATGCATCGAATCTGAAGTACGAGGCGGGAATGTGCTATCTGCGAGGGCTATGCTTTGCGAAGCAGAACGCCTTTGACCGCGCCAAGGAGTGCTACAAGGATGCTGTGCGCATCGATGTGCAGTGTTTTGAAGCCTTCAGTCAGCTCGTACGGAACGCCTTGATGACACCAGAGGAAGAATGGCAGTTCTTGGATAGCCTCAATTTTGAAAGCATACCTCCTCCGGCAGGGGAGACAGCAGCGGTACCGGAAGCGGCAGACTTTACGAAGAGTCTCTACACGATGCGACTGAACAAGTATACCAGGAGAGAGGAGTTCGATGCCGCGATCGAGACGTTGGAGAACTACAAGCTAGACGACAACCCGGACATCCTCCTTGCCAAGGCAGAGAAGCTGTTCAATGCTTCTCGACTACGATCGGCTGTCGAGCTGACGAACGAGATTCTCGGCGCCGACCCTTACAACTTCGCCTGCATACCGCTACACCTCTCGCTACTGCACAAGCTGAACGAAGTCAACGCGCTGTTCGCGCTGTCACACGACCTGGCCGATACGCATCCGCACGAACCGTGCACATGGCTTGCTGTTGGAACTTACTACCTCGCCTCGAATCGCATACCGGAAGCACGATCATTCTTCTCGAAAGCTAGCATGATGGACCCGCACTTTGGGCCAGCCTGGATTGGGTTTGCTCATACGTTTGCCGAGGAAGGAGAAAGCGATCAAGCTATTGCTGCATACAGCACTGCCGCACGTCTGTTCCAAGGGTCGCATCTACCGCAGCTGTTTCTGGGGATGCAAGAGATTGCGCTTGGGAATCTGAGTATTGCACGGGAGTACTTGACGGCAGCGTACAATCTGTGCAAGACTGATCCACTCCTTATCAACGAGCTTGGCCTGGTATCTTACATGGACGACGACCTCGAGCCCGCGATACGACAGTTCACTCTAGCACTAAGTATCGTGGACGAGAATGAAGCACCTGCGAGCCAGTACACTGTCATCCGTCTCAACCTGGCACATGCTTATCGAAGATCAGGCCAATATGCTGAAGCACTGGAGGAATTTGATGAAGTCATCAGATTGGGTATGCAGGATGCTGGCGTCTTCACATCGAAAGGACTGACCTTGCTCGATCTCGAGCAACCTTTCGATGCCACAGTTGCATTGCACTCAGCTCTCGCCATCAGCCCTCAGGATCCGATCGCAACAGAACTACTCAACAAAGCACTCGAACAGCTCGAAAAAGTCAGCGTGCTAGCGGGTGCCGACGAAGACGAGCTCGATGCTCGATTACGGAACAACCTTGTCAACATACATCAGACACGAAGCACGGGCAGGAGGCAGGGCCGACGCGTACAGCAGAGCGACGGTATGGACCTGGACGGTGCCGGTGATGACGACTCGCCTTAG
- a CDS encoding AP-1 complex subunit mu-1: MASAVFFLDLKGKTLLARNYRGDIPMSAVEKFPVLLSEAEEESSSVPPCFSDDGINYLYIRHNNLYLLALTKRNSNAAEILLFLHRIVEVFTEYFKELEEESIRDNFVVIYELLDEMMDFGYPQTTESKILQEYITQESHKLEVQARPPIAVTNAVSWRSEGIRYRKNEVFLDVVESLNLLVSSQGNVLRSEILGAVKMKCYLSGMPELRLGLNDKVMFETTGRATRGKAVEMEDVKFHQCVRLSRFENDRTISFIPPDGEFELMSYRLNTQVKPLIWVECIVESHSGSRIEYMLKAKAQFKRRSTANNVEISIPVPDDADTPRFRTNIGSVHYAPETSSIVWKIKQFGGGKEFLMRAELGLPSVKGDEERGGGMMGGFGGSMGGVGGTGKGKRPINVKFEIPYFTTSGIQVRYLKIIEPKLQYPSLPWVRYITQSGDIAVRLPDVQ, from the exons ATGGCCTCCGCCGTTTTCTTCCTCGACCTCAAGGGTAAGACCCTTCTGGCCCGCAACTACAGAGGAGATATCCCCATGTCAGCAGTCGAGAAATTCCCAGTCCTGCTGTCAGAAGCCGAAGAAGAGAGCAGTTCAGTCCCACCCTGCTTCAGCGACGACGGCATCAACTACCTATACATCCGCCACAACAACCTCTACCTCCTCGCCTTGACAAAAAGAAATAGTAATGCAGCTGAGATTCTGCTATTCCTACATCGGATCGTCGAGGTGTTCACCGAGTACTTCAAGGAACTGGAGGAGGAGTCGATACGGGACAACTTTGTTGTCATTTACGAATTGCTGGACGAGATGATGGATTTTGGGTACCCACAAACGACAGAGAGTAAGATCTTGCAGGAATATATCACTCAGGAATCGCACAAACTGGAAGTGCAGGCACGGCCTCCTATTGCTGTGACGAATGCTGTGTCGTGGAGAAGCGAAGGTATCAGATATCGCAAGAACGAGGTCTTCCTGGATGTGGTGGAGTCGCTCAACCTGCTGGTGTCGAGTCAGGGCAATGTGCTGCGATCTGAGATTCTGGGCGCAGTGAAGATGAAGTGCTATCTTTCTGGTATGCCGGAGCTACGCCTGGGATTGAACGACAAAGTTATGTTCGAGACGACTGGACGAGCGACCAGAGGAAAGGCCGTGGAAATGGAGGATGTCAAGTTCCATCAATGTGTGAGGCTGTCACGATTCGAGAACGACAGGACAATCTCCTTTATCCCACCGGATGGAGAGTTTGAGCTCATGTCGTATCGACTGAATACACAAGTCAAGCCTTTGATCTGGGTGGAGTGCATAGTGGAGTCACATTCTGGATCGAGAATAGAGTATATGCTCAAGGCGAAGGCACAGTTCAAGAGGCGAAGCACAGCGAACAATGTCGAGATATCGATTCCTGTGCCGGACGATGCGGACACACCCCGATTCCGGACGAACATTGGATCTGTACATTACGCGCCCGAAACGAGCTCGATCGTGTGGAAGATCAAGCAGTTTGGTGGTGGCAAGGAGTTCCTGATGCGTGCCGAGCTTGGTCTACCTTCAGTCAAAGGTGACGAGGAACGAGGTGGAGGCATGATGGGTGGCTTTGGTGGCAGTATGGGCGGCGTTGGTGGTACCGGCAAGGGCAAGAGGCCGATCAACGTCAAGTTTGAGATCCCATACTTTACGACCAGTGGTATTCAGGTCCGGTACCTGAAGATCATTGAGCCGAAG CTACAATACCCATCCCTGCCATGGGTGCGATACATCACACAGAGTGGAGATATTGCCGTGAGACTGCCGGACGTGCAATAA